The following are from one region of the Sphingomonas oryzagri genome:
- a CDS encoding TonB-dependent receptor, whose product MTKGLLLASSALLVGLSTTAAFAQQANDVGASSPGSSPSPQNPAAAPASQEIVVSGVRASLASAIGRKRQSAEIVDSIVAEDIGKLPDNNVAEALQRVTGVQITRSQGEGSGIAIRGLSQVQQLINGRNFFTTSGRTIALGDIPASMLAGIDVYKTAAADQIEGGIGGLVDIRLRRPFDFAGREQSATIKGFYGDIAKKVDPRVSMLLSNRWDTGIGEVGLLVSGAYQQRHYGSYRNATGAYETRTDLYDVNGNGVQDAGDAITAVTDAGTRYTYGSRKRWGLNLSAQWKPASNLEFYLDGMFNRESNREDDLTAYVRTGTSGFRASPATAVPPFTFDDGTNYFKYGSYANAKFAPATYAQDSAYTTYQFALGGKWDVGRLKLSGEGTYTSSSGWDSFKQIGIYANAPSYTLDLGNFIPNPSVSGFDPNDFSAYRFDNFQDEHHLNKGDEKSVRLDATYEMGSILTSIKAGVRFADRTSHHSGYTNDYSLSGDESLPLPGSIPGLLTTTPDQVFRGDYNLSLQQFALPRIDLVRNIEYARRILGFSTGTPANDPAQLYNITEKTYAAYVMANYAFTLFGIDFDGNAGVRYVKTKENVAGFQNLAGGGFAPLTANSSYGNWLPSANIRAKLTDRLYLRGAVSKVVTRPGFSQLTPAESLSYPFLTGTAGNPNLKPLKADQYDLSLEWYMSRTNILYAAAFLKNVDGFIQNISTEETVNGLPFLITRPSNGNNGTVKGVEVGYQTFFDFLPAPFDGFGIQANYTYVESNAPSPIPGQSVPLENLSKNSYNLIGIYEKGPISVRLAYNWRSKYVETTSGDAANRPLIAKPIGQLDASISYDLTPNISMTFDATNLTRNTLSDYYATPLLPKSVNAYDRTFEWGVRARF is encoded by the coding sequence ATGACCAAAGGGCTGTTGCTGGCTTCCAGTGCGTTGCTTGTCGGATTGTCGACGACGGCGGCGTTCGCACAGCAGGCGAATGACGTTGGCGCCTCGTCGCCTGGATCAAGCCCTTCGCCCCAGAATCCCGCAGCGGCACCCGCCAGTCAGGAGATCGTGGTCAGCGGCGTTCGTGCCAGCCTGGCAAGCGCGATCGGAAGAAAGCGGCAATCGGCGGAAATCGTCGATTCGATCGTCGCGGAGGATATCGGCAAGCTGCCGGACAATAACGTCGCCGAGGCGCTCCAGAGGGTGACCGGCGTGCAGATCACGCGCAGCCAGGGCGAAGGCTCCGGCATCGCGATACGCGGCCTGTCGCAAGTCCAGCAGCTGATCAACGGCCGCAATTTCTTCACGACGTCCGGCCGAACCATCGCGCTCGGGGATATTCCGGCATCCATGCTCGCCGGTATCGACGTCTACAAGACGGCCGCCGCCGACCAGATCGAGGGCGGCATCGGCGGCCTCGTCGATATCCGGCTTCGCCGCCCGTTCGATTTTGCGGGACGCGAGCAGTCCGCCACCATCAAGGGCTTCTATGGGGACATCGCCAAGAAGGTCGATCCGCGCGTCTCCATGCTGCTCAGCAACCGCTGGGATACCGGCATCGGAGAAGTCGGCCTCCTCGTCAGCGGAGCCTATCAGCAGCGCCATTACGGATCCTATCGCAACGCCACCGGCGCCTACGAAACCCGCACCGATCTCTACGATGTGAACGGCAATGGCGTGCAGGATGCCGGCGATGCCATCACCGCCGTGACGGACGCAGGCACACGCTACACATATGGCAGCCGAAAACGCTGGGGCCTCAATCTTTCGGCGCAATGGAAACCGGCCAGCAATCTCGAATTCTATCTGGACGGGATGTTCAATCGCGAGTCGAATCGCGAAGACGATCTGACGGCCTACGTCCGCACCGGAACAAGCGGGTTCCGGGCGTCGCCGGCGACCGCGGTGCCGCCGTTCACCTTCGATGACGGCACCAACTATTTCAAATATGGCTCATATGCGAATGCCAAGTTCGCGCCGGCAACTTACGCGCAGGACAGCGCATATACGACCTATCAGTTCGCTCTGGGTGGGAAGTGGGATGTCGGCCGGCTCAAGCTATCCGGCGAAGGCACCTATACCAGCAGCTCCGGCTGGGACAGCTTCAAGCAGATCGGCATCTATGCCAACGCCCCGTCCTACACGCTCGACCTGGGAAACTTCATTCCCAATCCGTCGGTATCCGGTTTCGATCCCAACGATTTCTCGGCCTATCGCTTCGATAACTTTCAGGATGAGCATCACTTGAACAAGGGTGACGAAAAAAGCGTCCGTCTCGACGCGACGTACGAAATGGGCTCGATCCTCACGAGCATCAAGGCGGGCGTCCGTTTCGCCGATCGCACATCGCATCACAGCGGTTACACCAACGATTATTCGCTCAGCGGAGATGAGAGCCTGCCGCTGCCCGGCAGCATTCCGGGGCTTCTGACCACGACTCCGGACCAGGTGTTCAGGGGCGACTACAATCTGAGCCTCCAGCAATTCGCGCTGCCCCGCATCGATCTGGTCCGCAACATCGAATATGCTCGGCGGATCCTCGGTTTCAGCACAGGCACCCCGGCAAACGACCCTGCCCAGCTCTACAACATCACCGAAAAGACCTACGCCGCCTATGTGATGGCGAACTATGCCTTCACGCTCTTCGGAATCGATTTCGATGGCAATGCCGGCGTGCGGTACGTCAAGACAAAGGAAAACGTCGCGGGATTCCAGAATCTGGCAGGTGGCGGCTTCGCACCGCTGACCGCCAACAGCAGCTATGGAAACTGGCTGCCGAGCGCCAATATTCGGGCCAAGCTCACCGACAGGCTCTATCTTCGCGGGGCCGTCTCCAAAGTGGTGACGCGGCCAGGCTTCAGCCAGCTCACCCCGGCGGAGAGCCTGTCTTACCCCTTCCTCACCGGAACGGCCGGCAATCCCAACCTCAAGCCGCTCAAGGCGGACCAGTACGATCTCTCACTCGAATGGTACATGTCGAGGACGAACATTCTGTACGCGGCGGCTTTCCTCAAGAATGTCGACGGTTTCATCCAGAATATTTCGACGGAGGAAACAGTCAATGGTCTGCCATTCCTGATCACCAGGCCCTCCAATGGAAATAATGGCACCGTAAAGGGAGTGGAGGTCGGCTATCAGACGTTCTTCGATTTCCTGCCGGCGCCCTTTGACGGCTTTGGCATCCAGGCGAACTACACCTATGTCGAAAGCAATGCGCCGAGTCCCATACCCGGCCAGAGTGTGCCGCTGGAGAACCTGTCCAAGAACAGCTACAACCTGATCGGCATCTATGAGAAAGGTCCGATCTCGGTCCGCCTCGCTTACAACTGGCGCAGCAAATATGTCGAAACGACATCCGGAGATGCCGCTAACCGGCCGCTGATCGCCAAGCCGATCGGCCAGCTCGATGCCTCGATCAGCTACGATCTCACACCGAACATCTCCATGACGTTCGATGCGACAAACCTGACCCGCAACACGCTCAGCGATTATTATGCCACGCCCCTCCTGCCGAAATCGGTCAACGCCTACGATCGAACCTTCGAATGGGGTGTCCGCGCGCGTTTCTAG